From the Nodularia sp. NIES-3585 genome, one window contains:
- a CDS encoding TMEM165/GDT1 family protein, which produces MDWHLLGLSFITVFLSELGDKSQLAAIALSGRSQSRRAVFFGTAGALLLTSFLGALAGGAVAEFLPTRLLKAIAAVGFAILAARLLLFNGEASPDAE; this is translated from the coding sequence ATGGATTGGCATCTTTTAGGACTCAGCTTTATTACAGTTTTTCTCTCAGAATTAGGCGACAAAAGCCAATTAGCCGCGATCGCACTTTCAGGACGTTCTCAGTCTCGGCGGGCAGTATTTTTTGGCACGGCTGGCGCACTATTGCTAACCAGCTTTTTGGGAGCATTAGCCGGGGGTGCTGTAGCAGAATTCTTACCTACGCGCTTATTAAAAGCGATCGCGGCTGTAGGATTTGCTATCCTGGCTGCACGTTTGCTGTTATTTAACGGTGAAGCATCACCCGATGCTGAATAA
- a CDS encoding TMEM165/GDT1 family protein has product MKFDSVPVISSVTSETENQPEIKDCNESNLTAAIIEPLQPVVTDSQKKQESVAAIFGTTFITIFLAEIGDKTQLSTLLMSAESHAPWVVFIGSGAALITTSLLGVLLGGWMANRLSPKTVNTSAGMMLLLISLMLFWDVIFTS; this is encoded by the coding sequence GTGAAATTTGACTCTGTACCTGTAATTTCTTCGGTCACATCTGAGACTGAAAACCAACCAGAAATAAAAGACTGCAACGAATCTAACTTAACGGCTGCAATCATTGAGCCACTTCAGCCTGTAGTTACCGATAGTCAAAAAAAGCAGGAATCAGTAGCGGCAATTTTCGGTACTACTTTCATTACCATATTTCTCGCAGAAATTGGAGATAAAACTCAACTATCCACCTTATTAATGAGTGCAGAATCTCATGCACCGTGGGTAGTGTTTATCGGATCTGGGGCGGCGCTGATCACCACTAGCTTGTTAGGCGTGCTTTTAGGTGGTTGGATGGCCAATCGTCTCAGTCCGAAAACTGTAAATACATCAGCAGGGATGATGTTATTGCTAATTTCCCTGATGTTGTTTTGGGACGTAATATTTACTTCTTGA